Proteins co-encoded in one Burkholderia ambifaria AMMD genomic window:
- a CDS encoding non-ribosomal peptide synthetase, with the protein MTKVQPDWLALATRFAQLPDAQRAVFIDKLGAAGIDFRVLPIPPRTPRSDRVPASFAQTRLWLHARLIDAPDAYHITERLALTGPLDAHALRLACDALIARHEALRTTFDEADDGVAQTIHPPLRCPWRETDLDAVPDAQRVARAESVAAADEAAAFDLGAAPLVRAHLICFDATHHWLALTVHHIVSDGWSSGVMLDELAAFYRAYASGKPVPLAPLPIQYADYALWQRRWLDAGERDRQLAFWRERLDPQRGVLTLPGAAARPARRSARGARHVFSLDAHIGARLRAFAAASGATPFAVLLAALDALLARATGDTRICVGVPAANRERAETAGLIGFFVNTLAIDVDVPAHGDFASLVARTQRALVDAQMHQDVPFEQVVDALGVPRSASHHPLFQVMAAYGERRALPALGAASAALLPSGTPSAKFDLTLAVEATPDGTFDAAFIYALDLFDADAIARLAARFVTLLDDALARPELPIGDLDWLPANELAQLFAWNAPAGAAEAEPFVPVHVRIAAHAQARPDARGVADIDRALTRGEVDARAARIARNLVAAGVRPEMRVGVALQRSVDLLVALIAVLKSGAAFVPLDPAHPRERLAQIVGDAGIAHVLTDGASAASLPELPALRIWRADEVDALDAAADVALPDVLPGHAAYAIYTSGSTGKPKGVIVDHVAFARHCVAIAERYGAGENDVFLLFQSVNFDGAHEGWFSQYLSGAAVSVTADVLWPPAQTCAMMVRDGVTMTYVPPGCAAQLAEWALAHGAPPTLRSLTVGGEATSREAFAMLRRAMPNVRVVNGYGPTETVITPTLWMFRPGDDLAKLGDAAYLPIGTLVGARTAHVLDERLHPLPVGVIGELYLGGEGIGVARGYLDRPALTAERFVPDPYGAPGARLYRTGDLVRRRADGVFDFIGRVDHQVKLRGLRIELGEIEAQLAAHDAVREACAVVHGQGAHAQLVAYVELSADAQAAAQPVEAATLDAHLRRTLPDYMVPAQLIVLDALPRNANSKVDRARLPAPMRVERAYEAPHDGDEAALAAIWRDVLNVERVGRGDHFFELGGHSLAAVRVATRVAERLGRDVPVRALFEAPVLAQYARQVADAPRAAHAGAAAPGVAVVKPDAHGVWPLSPAQLGLWFLWRAQPDSAAYNIPVALRVRGPLDVDALRAAFSAAAAAHPALRARVVARDGMLPGQRIDAAATVALPLVDLSAQPDALARAAALTDADALAPFDLTDDAPLWRARVLRLGGDDHVLSVTIHHIVSDGESIELWLDAVRARYVALVRGDAASASSAAAAPAASTTENTSLVLPAPCHPARVAYWRDALAELPSSVLPQRANAPAVPQWRAARIAFEFDAALIRAARDAASAAHATLPMLLHAALNTALFRVTGAADQPVGVLASTRELTGDAARDALGLFINSVVVRTRLDAAASRTDVLAQVRDTALAAYAHADVPFADVVAALRAPRAAHANPLFQVMFNYLRPTGAAARDWAGLSLAEFDDVRHRVVFTLELDVVEHPDGRVSAAFSYADELLDSRFVDALVDLYHDEVARFAGAPEAALGAPDALFAAHTAAAPAGDAPRVTASSDAAPNAAAALAALWSDTFATAAPAPDADLFEAGATSFDVVRFVDAASRAGHALTVADVFASPTLAALAARIEASAETEQEVRDAG; encoded by the coding sequence ATGACGAAGGTTCAACCCGACTGGCTCGCGCTCGCGACGCGTTTCGCGCAACTGCCCGACGCGCAGCGCGCGGTGTTCATCGACAAGCTCGGCGCGGCCGGCATCGATTTTCGCGTGCTGCCGATCCCGCCGCGCACGCCGCGCAGCGATCGCGTGCCGGCGTCGTTCGCGCAGACGCGGCTGTGGCTGCACGCCCGGCTGATCGACGCGCCGGACGCATATCACATCACCGAGCGGCTCGCGCTGACGGGCCCGCTCGACGCGCACGCGCTGCGGCTTGCGTGCGATGCGCTGATCGCGCGCCATGAAGCGCTGCGTACGACCTTCGACGAAGCGGACGACGGCGTCGCGCAGACGATTCATCCGCCGTTGCGCTGCCCGTGGCGCGAGACCGATCTCGACGCAGTGCCCGATGCGCAGCGCGTCGCGCGCGCCGAAAGCGTCGCCGCGGCCGACGAAGCCGCTGCATTCGATCTCGGCGCGGCGCCGCTCGTGCGTGCACACCTGATCTGCTTCGACGCGACGCATCACTGGCTCGCGCTGACCGTGCACCATATCGTGTCGGACGGGTGGTCGTCGGGCGTGATGCTGGACGAGCTCGCGGCGTTCTATCGCGCGTATGCGTCGGGCAAGCCGGTGCCGCTCGCGCCGCTGCCGATCCAGTACGCGGACTATGCGTTGTGGCAGCGCCGCTGGCTCGATGCCGGCGAACGCGATCGCCAGCTGGCGTTCTGGCGCGAACGGCTCGATCCGCAGCGCGGCGTGCTCACGCTGCCGGGTGCGGCCGCGCGGCCCGCACGCCGCAGCGCGCGCGGCGCACGCCACGTGTTCTCGCTCGACGCCCATATCGGTGCACGGCTGCGCGCGTTCGCGGCCGCATCGGGCGCGACGCCGTTCGCGGTGCTGCTCGCGGCGCTCGACGCGCTGCTCGCGCGTGCGACGGGCGACACGCGGATCTGCGTCGGCGTGCCGGCCGCGAACCGCGAGCGCGCGGAAACGGCCGGCCTGATCGGCTTCTTCGTCAACACGCTCGCGATCGACGTCGACGTGCCGGCGCACGGTGATTTTGCGTCGCTGGTCGCGCGCACGCAGCGCGCGCTCGTCGATGCGCAGATGCACCAGGACGTGCCGTTCGAGCAGGTCGTCGACGCGCTCGGCGTGCCGCGCAGCGCCAGCCACCATCCGCTGTTCCAGGTGATGGCCGCGTACGGCGAGCGGCGCGCGCTGCCGGCGCTCGGCGCGGCGTCGGCCGCATTGCTGCCATCCGGCACGCCGTCCGCGAAATTCGACCTGACGCTTGCCGTCGAAGCGACGCCCGACGGCACGTTCGACGCTGCGTTCATCTACGCGCTCGACCTGTTCGATGCGGACGCGATCGCGCGGCTCGCCGCACGCTTCGTCACGCTGCTCGACGACGCGCTCGCTCGCCCCGAGTTGCCGATCGGTGATCTCGACTGGCTGCCGGCCAATGAACTCGCGCAACTCTTCGCGTGGAACGCACCGGCAGGCGCGGCCGAAGCCGAGCCGTTCGTGCCGGTGCACGTGCGCATCGCCGCGCATGCGCAGGCGCGGCCCGACGCACGCGGCGTTGCCGACATCGATCGCGCGCTGACGCGCGGCGAGGTCGACGCGCGCGCGGCCCGCATCGCACGCAATCTCGTCGCGGCCGGCGTGCGGCCCGAGATGCGCGTCGGCGTCGCGCTGCAGCGTTCGGTCGACCTGCTGGTCGCGCTAATCGCGGTGCTGAAGTCGGGCGCCGCGTTCGTGCCGCTCGATCCGGCTCATCCGCGCGAACGGCTCGCGCAGATCGTCGGCGATGCGGGCATCGCGCACGTGCTGACCGACGGCGCGAGCGCCGCCTCGCTGCCCGAGCTGCCGGCACTGCGCATCTGGCGCGCGGACGAAGTCGACGCGCTCGACGCGGCGGCCGACGTCGCGCTGCCGGACGTGCTGCCCGGCCATGCGGCGTATGCGATCTACACGTCGGGCTCGACCGGCAAGCCGAAGGGCGTGATCGTCGATCACGTGGCCTTCGCACGGCATTGCGTGGCGATTGCCGAGCGCTACGGCGCGGGCGAGAACGACGTGTTTCTGCTGTTCCAGTCGGTCAACTTCGACGGCGCGCACGAAGGCTGGTTTTCTCAATACCTGTCGGGTGCCGCCGTGTCGGTGACGGCCGACGTGCTGTGGCCGCCCGCGCAGACCTGCGCGATGATGGTCCGCGACGGCGTGACGATGACCTACGTGCCGCCCGGCTGCGCGGCTCAGCTCGCCGAATGGGCGCTCGCGCACGGGGCGCCGCCGACGCTGCGCTCGCTGACCGTCGGCGGCGAAGCGACGTCGCGCGAAGCGTTCGCGATGCTGCGCCGCGCGATGCCGAACGTGCGCGTGGTCAACGGCTACGGCCCGACCGAAACCGTGATCACGCCGACGCTGTGGATGTTCCGTCCCGGCGACGATCTCGCGAAGCTGGGTGACGCCGCCTATCTGCCGATCGGCACGCTGGTCGGCGCGCGTACCGCGCATGTGCTCGACGAGCGGCTGCATCCGCTGCCGGTCGGCGTGATCGGCGAACTGTACCTGGGCGGCGAGGGGATCGGCGTCGCGCGCGGCTACCTCGATCGTCCCGCGCTGACGGCCGAGCGCTTCGTGCCGGATCCGTACGGCGCGCCGGGTGCGCGCCTGTACCGCACGGGCGACCTCGTGCGACGCCGCGCGGACGGCGTGTTCGACTTCATCGGCCGCGTCGATCACCAGGTGAAGCTGCGCGGGCTGCGCATCGAACTCGGCGAGATCGAGGCCCAACTGGCCGCGCACGACGCGGTGCGCGAAGCATGCGCGGTCGTGCACGGGCAGGGCGCGCACGCGCAGCTCGTCGCGTACGTCGAACTGAGCGCCGATGCGCAGGCCGCCGCTCAGCCGGTCGAGGCCGCGACGCTCGACGCGCACTTGCGCCGCACGCTGCCCGATTACATGGTGCCCGCGCAGCTGATCGTGCTCGATGCGCTGCCGCGCAATGCGAACAGCAAGGTCGACCGTGCACGGCTGCCGGCCCCGATGCGCGTCGAACGCGCGTACGAAGCGCCGCACGACGGCGACGAAGCCGCGCTCGCGGCGATCTGGCGCGACGTGCTGAACGTCGAACGCGTTGGCCGTGGCGATCACTTCTTCGAACTCGGCGGGCATTCGCTGGCGGCGGTGCGCGTCGCGACGCGTGTCGCCGAGCGGCTCGGCCGCGACGTGCCGGTGCGGGCGCTGTTCGAAGCGCCGGTGCTCGCGCAATACGCGCGCCAGGTGGCCGACGCGCCGCGCGCCGCGCACGCCGGCGCCGCGGCGCCGGGCGTCGCGGTGGTCAAACCCGATGCGCATGGCGTGTGGCCGCTGTCGCCCGCGCAACTCGGCCTGTGGTTCCTGTGGCGCGCGCAGCCGGACAGCGCCGCCTACAACATCCCGGTCGCGCTGCGCGTGCGCGGTCCGCTCGACGTCGATGCGCTGCGCGCGGCGTTTTCGGCGGCGGCGGCCGCGCACCCGGCGCTGCGCGCACGAGTCGTCGCGCGTGACGGCATGCTGCCGGGACAGCGCATCGACGCCGCGGCAACCGTCGCGCTGCCGCTCGTCGATCTGTCCGCGCAACCCGACGCGCTCGCCCGCGCGGCGGCGCTGACCGACGCCGATGCGCTCGCGCCGTTCGATCTCACGGACGATGCGCCATTGTGGCGCGCACGCGTGCTGCGGCTCGGCGGGGACGATCACGTGCTGTCGGTGACGATCCATCACATCGTGTCGGATGGCGAATCGATCGAGCTGTGGCTCGACGCGGTGCGTGCGCGCTATGTCGCGCTCGTGCGGGGCGATGCGGCTTCGGCATCTTCGGCAGCGGCGGCACCGGCAGCGTCAACGACGGAAAACACGTCGCTCGTGCTGCCCGCGCCGTGCCATCCCGCCCGCGTCGCGTACTGGCGCGACGCGCTGGCCGAGCTGCCGTCGTCCGTGCTGCCCCAGCGCGCCAACGCGCCGGCCGTCCCGCAATGGCGTGCGGCGCGCATCGCGTTCGAGTTCGACGCGGCGCTGATCCGTGCCGCGCGCGACGCCGCGTCGGCCGCGCACGCGACGTTGCCGATGCTGCTGCACGCGGCGCTCAACACCGCGCTGTTCCGCGTGACCGGCGCGGCCGACCAGCCGGTCGGCGTGCTCGCGTCGACGCGTGAGCTGACGGGCGACGCGGCGCGCGATGCGCTCGGCCTGTTCATCAATTCCGTGGTCGTGCGCACGCGGCTCGATGCGGCGGCCAGCCGCACGGACGTGCTCGCGCAGGTGCGCGATACGGCGCTTGCCGCGTATGCGCATGCCGACGTGCCGTTCGCCGACGTCGTCGCGGCGCTGCGCGCGCCGCGTGCGGCGCACGCCAATCCGCTGTTCCAGGTGATGTTCAACTACCTGCGCCCGACCGGCGCCGCCGCGCGCGACTGGGCCGGCCTGTCGCTCGCCGAATTCGACGATGTGCGCCATCGCGTGGTGTTCACGCTGGAGCTGGACGTCGTCGAGCACCCGGACGGTCGCGTCAGCGCCGCGTTTTCCTATGCGGACGAACTGCTCGACAGCCGCTTCGTCGATGCGCTCGTCGATCTCTATCACGACGAAGTCGCGCGTTTTGCCGGTGCGCCGGAAGCGGCGCTCGGCGCGCCCGATGCGCTGTTCGCCGCCCACACGGCGGCCGCGCCGGCCGGCGACGCGCCGCGCGTCACGGCATCGAGCGACGCCGCGCCGAACGCGGCAGCCGCGCTCGCCGCGCTGTGGTCGGACACGTTCGCGACGGCCGCGCCCGCACCCGACGCCGACCTGTTCGAGGCCGGGGCGACGTCGTTCGACGTCGTGCGCTTCGTCGATGCGGCCAGCCGCGCCGGTCATGCGCTGACGGTGGCCGACGTGTTCGCGTCGCCGACGCTCGCGGCGCTCGCCGCGCGAATCGAGGCTTCGGCCGAAACGGAGCAGGAGGTGCGCGATGCTGGCTGA